One Candidatus Zixiibacteriota bacterium genomic window carries:
- a CDS encoding Uxx-star family glutaredoxin-like (seleno)protein has product MAEVIIYTKTGCPYCAAAKKHYTDSGIPFSEINVTEKPDEKEKVLKLSGGKRIVPVIVEKGEVKLGFGGG; this is encoded by the coding sequence ATGGCAGAGGTGATCATCTATACCAAGACCGGCTGCCCGTACTGTGCCGCGGCCAAGAAGCATTACACCGACAGCGGGATCCCGTTTTCGGAGATCAATGTGACGGAGAAACCAGATGAAAAAGAGAAGGTGCTGAAGCTGTCCGGCGGCAAGCGTATCGTGCCGGTGATCGTTGAGAAGGGCGAAGTCAAACTCGGATTCGGCGGCGGCTGA
- a CDS encoding NADH-quinone oxidoreductase subunit M → MNVDILTLVTFFPLLGAALLLLVPPNRHDTIKGVSLIIAFVTMLISFVLYFLYDPVSSGWQFEVNFPWVQSLGISYHMGIDGISLLLILLTTILTLLCVLASWNNITQGVKGYFISMLVLTSGMIGVFCALDLFLFYVFWEVMLIPMYFIIGVWGGPRRVYAAIKFVLFTMFGSVLMLVAILYLYFQYHTFAGEYSFDLTRIMQMKLAYQPQLWLFGAFALAFAIKVPLFPFHTWLPDAHVEAPTAGSVILAGVLLKMGTYGFIRFCLPLFPDATIAYLPYISVLAIIAIIYGALVSMVQKDVKSLIAFSSVSHMGFVMLGMFALNFQGMQGSIIQMINHGVSTGALFLIVGMIYERRHTRMIEDFGGLAKVMPIFSTFFMIVALSSIGLPFTNGFVGEFLILLGTFRSNQTYAILAASGVVLAACYMLWMYQRVIFGTVTRKENEGLRDLSVREKVILTPLVVLIFWIGIYPKPFFERLEPAIKQVLTQVGQAKNAQIDEHFQITPRAQDDIPKVLIGASEKGEERWQR, encoded by the coding sequence ATGAACGTTGATATACTCACACTGGTGACGTTTTTCCCGCTACTGGGCGCAGCGCTTCTCCTCCTGGTGCCGCCGAATCGACATGACACCATCAAGGGGGTAAGCCTGATCATTGCCTTTGTGACCATGCTGATCTCTTTCGTGTTGTATTTTCTGTACGACCCTGTTTCCAGTGGCTGGCAGTTCGAGGTGAATTTCCCCTGGGTGCAGTCGCTGGGGATCAGCTATCACATGGGCATTGACGGGATATCGCTGCTTCTCATACTCCTGACCACCATCCTGACACTTCTGTGCGTACTGGCCTCCTGGAACAACATCACCCAGGGAGTGAAGGGGTATTTCATTTCGATGCTGGTGCTGACAAGCGGCATGATCGGTGTGTTCTGCGCGCTTGATCTGTTCCTGTTCTATGTCTTCTGGGAAGTGATGCTGATACCGATGTATTTCATCATAGGGGTCTGGGGAGGCCCGCGCCGGGTTTATGCAGCGATAAAATTCGTTCTGTTCACCATGTTCGGCTCAGTGTTGATGCTGGTAGCAATCCTGTATCTGTATTTCCAATACCACACCTTTGCCGGCGAATACAGTTTCGACCTGACCCGCATCATGCAGATGAAGTTGGCCTATCAGCCTCAGCTTTGGTTGTTCGGTGCGTTTGCACTGGCGTTCGCTATAAAGGTCCCGCTGTTCCCGTTCCATACCTGGCTGCCGGACGCTCATGTCGAGGCCCCGACCGCCGGCTCGGTTATTCTGGCGGGAGTGCTCCTGAAGATGGGGACCTACGGTTTCATCCGCTTCTGCCTGCCGCTGTTTCCCGACGCCACGATCGCTTATCTGCCGTATATCAGCGTGCTTGCGATCATTGCGATCATTTACGGCGCTCTGGTATCAATGGTGCAGAAGGATGTCAAATCGCTGATCGCGTTTTCTTCGGTTTCGCACATGGGGTTTGTCATGCTGGGGATGTTCGCCCTCAATTTTCAGGGGATGCAGGGCTCGATCATTCAAATGATCAACCACGGCGTGTCGACGGGGGCACTATTTCTAATCGTCGGCATGATCTACGAGCGGCGGCACACCCGCATGATCGAGGACTTCGGCGGTCTGGCCAAAGTGATGCCGATCTTCTCGACGTTTTTCATGATCGTCGCGCTGTCCTCAATAGGTCTGCCGTTCACTAATGGGTTCGTTGGTGAATTCCTCATTCTGCTCGGCACGTTCAGAAGCAACCAGACATACGCCATACTCGCCGCCAGCGGCGTAGTTCTAGCCGCCTGCTATATGCTCTGGATGTATCAGCGGGTTATATTTGGAACCGTCACCAGGAAGGAAAATGAGGGACTTCGGGACCTCAGTGTTCGCGAAAAAGTCATCCTCACACCATTGGTGGTGCTGATATTCTGGATCGGCATCTATCCCAAGCCGTTTTTCGAGCGGCTGGAGCCGGCCATCAAACAAGTGCTGACACAGGTGGGTCAGGCGAAGAACGCGCAGATCGACGAACATTTTCAAATAACTCCCCGGGCACAAGACGATATTCCCAAGGTCCTTATCGGGGCTTCGGAGAAAGGTGAAGAGAGATGGCAGAGGTGA
- the nuoL gene encoding NADH-quinone oxidoreductase subunit L, which produces MAEYLYLIPLFPLIGFLINGLLIGKLPRTVISMVGCLSVGLSLALSILLFFELKGMPSEARVIEQTLFSWISSGEFHVEIAWLLDPLSAVMILVVTGVGFLIHVYSVGYMHHDPGYGRYFAYLNLFTFSMLTLVLANNYLLMFVGWEGVGLCSYLLIGFWFHKKSASDAGKKAFIVNRIGDFGFLIALFLLFWNVGSLDFRAVMHQAPTVFVVGGGLITAIGLLLFVGAIGKSAQIPLYVWLPDAMEGPTPVSALIHAATMVTAGVYMIARSSVLYTMSPTALLVVAIVGAATAIFAATIGLVQNDIKRVLAYSTVSQLGYMFLACGVAAFSAGIFHLMTHAFFKALLFLGAGSVIHAMSNEQDIRKMGGLSKYLPVTYRTFLVATLAIAGIPLLSGFFSKDEILWKAFSSDHGHPVLWLIGFITAGLTAFYMFRLVYVTFFGAERMDAETKHHIHESPRTMTVPLMILAVLSIIGGFVGMPHVFGATNYFEKWLEPVMAPEHGSTIELARAAHGGSPEMELLLMVLSVLLVLGAIWLARYYYNRNLQAMTSLREKLAGVHTILLNKYYVDELYGAVIVRPLVYGSVFLWKIFDVLIIDGFMNGLAWLAKELSDTIRYVQSGRVRGYATLFVIGVVVLMGYLLAG; this is translated from the coding sequence ATGGCTGAGTATCTGTACTTGATCCCGCTCTTCCCGCTGATCGGGTTTCTGATCAACGGGCTCTTGATAGGCAAGCTGCCTCGGACGGTGATCTCGATGGTCGGTTGCCTGTCGGTCGGGCTCTCGCTGGCGCTCTCGATTCTGTTGTTTTTCGAACTGAAGGGGATGCCGTCTGAAGCTCGGGTGATTGAACAGACCCTCTTCAGTTGGATTTCCTCAGGAGAGTTTCATGTCGAGATCGCCTGGCTTCTGGACCCACTGTCGGCCGTGATGATTCTGGTCGTCACCGGCGTCGGTTTCCTGATTCATGTCTACTCGGTCGGATACATGCACCATGATCCGGGGTATGGACGCTACTTTGCTTATTTGAATCTGTTCACTTTCTCCATGCTCACTCTGGTTCTGGCGAACAACTACCTGCTCATGTTCGTGGGCTGGGAAGGGGTAGGGCTCTGCTCGTATTTGTTGATCGGGTTCTGGTTTCACAAGAAGTCGGCCTCGGATGCCGGCAAAAAGGCGTTTATTGTCAACCGGATCGGCGACTTTGGATTTCTGATCGCGCTGTTTCTGTTGTTCTGGAATGTCGGCTCGCTGGATTTCCGCGCCGTCATGCACCAGGCACCCACGGTATTCGTGGTCGGCGGCGGTTTGATCACAGCGATCGGCCTGCTACTGTTTGTTGGCGCCATAGGCAAGTCCGCACAGATACCGCTCTATGTCTGGCTCCCCGATGCCATGGAGGGTCCTACGCCCGTGTCGGCGCTCATACATGCCGCTACGATGGTCACTGCCGGCGTGTATATGATCGCTCGTTCAAGCGTGTTGTACACGATGTCGCCGACGGCGCTCCTGGTGGTGGCGATTGTGGGCGCAGCGACCGCTATTTTTGCGGCCACTATCGGTCTCGTGCAAAACGATATCAAGCGGGTGCTTGCATACTCCACAGTCAGTCAACTCGGCTATATGTTCCTGGCCTGCGGCGTGGCGGCGTTTTCGGCCGGCATATTCCACCTAATGACGCACGCCTTCTTCAAGGCACTCCTGTTTCTTGGGGCCGGCTCGGTCATTCACGCCATGTCCAATGAGCAGGATATCCGAAAGATGGGAGGGCTGAGCAAATACCTTCCGGTTACCTACCGGACATTCCTGGTCGCTACGCTGGCCATCGCCGGAATCCCGCTTCTTTCCGGGTTCTTCTCGAAGGACGAGATCCTCTGGAAAGCGTTTTCATCCGACCATGGTCACCCGGTCCTCTGGCTGATCGGTTTCATCACGGCGGGGTTGACGGCATTCTACATGTTTCGGCTCGTGTACGTGACGTTTTTCGGGGCCGAGCGGATGGACGCGGAAACCAAGCACCATATCCACGAATCACCGCGCACCATGACCGTGCCGCTTATGATACTGGCCGTGCTCTCGATTATCGGGGGCTTTGTCGGTATGCCGCACGTGTTCGGGGCCACGAACTATTTCGAGAAATGGCTCGAGCCGGTGATGGCCCCGGAGCATGGATCGACGATCGAACTCGCGCGCGCCGCGCACGGCGGCAGTCCGGAGATGGAATTATTGCTCATGGTCCTCTCGGTACTTTTGGTGCTTGGCGCAATTTGGCTGGCCAGGTACTATTACAACAGGAATTTGCAGGCCATGACGTCGCTTCGCGAGAAGCTCGCCGGCGTTCACACTATCCTGTTGAACAAATACTATGTTGATGAACTCTACGGGGCAGTAATCGTGCGTCCGCTTGTATATGGCTCAGTGTTTTTGTGGAAAATATTCGACGTGCTCATCATTGACGGGTTCATGAACGGTCTGGCCTGGCTGGCCAAAGAACTGTCCGACACGATCCGTTATGTCCAGTCCGGTCGGGTACGCGGTTACGCCACACTATTCGTGATCGGTGTCGTGGTGCTGATGGGTTATCTGCTGGCGGGATGA
- the nuoK gene encoding NADH-quinone oxidoreductase subunit NuoK, with protein MIPISAYLTLAAVLFGIGTIGVMMSRNVIVLLMSIELMLNAANLALIAFSRALNIVDGHVIVFLVLTVAAAEAAVGLAMIITIYRNRETINIDRFNMMKW; from the coding sequence ATGATCCCGATCTCGGCATACCTGACTCTGGCAGCGGTGCTGTTCGGTATTGGCACGATTGGCGTGATGATGTCGCGCAATGTGATCGTGCTCTTGATGTCGATCGAGCTCATGTTGAACGCTGCCAATCTCGCCCTGATTGCGTTCTCGCGGGCGCTGAATATAGTCGACGGACACGTCATCGTGTTCCTGGTGCTGACGGTGGCGGCGGCCGAGGCAGCGGTTGGTCTGGCCATGATCATTACCATCTACCGGAACCGGGAGACGATCAATATCGACCGGTTCAACATGATGAAGTGGTAG
- a CDS encoding NADH-quinone oxidoreductase subunit J, with translation MSLDLIIFVISAAVAVLGATMMIVQRNPVASVLYLILSLVAQAVLYIQLGALFLGAILVIVYAGAIMVLFLFVIMLLNLRGTEDLGEHSHPGSRFVKYLFAVLLLAELVFAIRGVFLGGPRPGIMTTTPDQFGSVRSVAMQLFTKYLYPFELTGVLLLVAVVGAVVVARRSRHDEEDQSPQVTLAESQEPKQAVR, from the coding sequence ATGAGCCTGGATCTGATCATCTTTGTCATTTCAGCTGCTGTAGCTGTGCTGGGCGCAACCATGATGATCGTGCAGCGCAACCCGGTCGCCTCGGTGCTCTATCTCATTCTCTCACTGGTGGCGCAGGCGGTACTGTATATCCAGTTGGGGGCTTTGTTCCTCGGCGCCATTCTGGTGATCGTGTATGCCGGGGCGATCATGGTGCTGTTTTTGTTCGTCATCATGCTGTTGAACCTTCGCGGCACCGAAGATCTCGGCGAACATTCGCACCCAGGCAGCCGGTTCGTAAAGTATCTGTTTGCCGTGCTGCTGCTGGCGGAGTTGGTTTTCGCTATTCGCGGGGTGTTCCTGGGGGGGCCGCGGCCAGGTATCATGACAACAACACCGGACCAGTTCGGTTCGGTCAGGTCAGTCGCGATGCAACTGTTCACCAAGTACCTCTATCCGTTCGAACTGACCGGCGTATTGCTGCTGGTCGCGGTGGTGGGGGCGGTGGTGGTGGCGCGGCGTTCACGCCATGATGAGGAAGATCAGTCGCCGCAGGTAACGCTGGCAGAGTCGCAGGAACCGAAACAGGCGGTGCGATAG
- the nuoI gene encoding NADH-quinone oxidoreductase subunit NuoI, whose product MKEIIKALGHVFVRMPQGLGVTFKHLFKKPVTLDYPREKKPMAPRYRGRHYLERYDDGTERCVCCGLCAASCPADAIYMEPEETETGERKAKVYEINLLRCIFCGFCEEACPEEAIFLGQEYEFSNFDRNSFIWTKEDMLVPYPRKDNPFKRMIRRVRRVYGVQDATR is encoded by the coding sequence ATGAAGGAGATCATCAAAGCGCTCGGACATGTGTTCGTCAGGATGCCGCAGGGACTGGGCGTGACGTTCAAGCACCTGTTCAAGAAGCCGGTGACGCTCGATTATCCTCGTGAAAAGAAGCCGATGGCGCCTCGCTACCGGGGGCGGCATTACCTGGAGCGCTACGATGACGGTACCGAGCGGTGTGTCTGCTGCGGGTTGTGCGCCGCATCCTGCCCGGCCGACGCCATTTATATGGAGCCGGAAGAGACGGAGACCGGCGAGCGGAAAGCGAAAGTGTACGAGATCAATCTGTTGCGGTGCATCTTCTGCGGTTTCTGCGAGGAAGCGTGTCCCGAAGAAGCAATCTTCCTGGGGCAGGAGTATGAATTCTCCAATTTCGACCGCAATTCGTTCATCTGGACCAAAGAAGACATGTTGGTGCCGTATCCGCGTAAGGACAATCCGTTCAAGCGGATGATCCGCCGCGTGCGCCGGGTCTACGGAGTGCAGGACGCCACCCGATGA
- the nuoH gene encoding NADH-quinone oxidoreductase subunit NuoH, whose translation MLETAIISSLKVIIVIVAVLTGCAWATYLERKVLAYLQHRIGPSYAGPYGLLQPVADAIKMAFKEDVVPDRVERLTYSLAPILAFVPSLLSFAVVPFSADFSLAGREITGVISDLNIGIVFIFAITSLGVYGICLAGWSSGSKYSLMGGLRSSAQMISYEISYGLSIIGVILIANTLSMRELVEKQATVADWFIWKQPLGFLLYLTCAIAETNRAPFDLPEAESELVGGYHTEYSSFRFGMFFVGEYANMIAVSSVATTLFLGGWQGPWLPAGLSFLWFFIKVFFMMFFYIWLRGTFPRFRYDQLMSFGWKVLFPLAIVNILITALVVLW comes from the coding sequence ATGCTCGAGACCGCCATTATATCGTCGCTCAAGGTGATCATCGTGATCGTCGCCGTGTTGACGGGCTGCGCCTGGGCAACCTATCTGGAGCGAAAGGTGCTGGCGTATTTGCAGCATCGGATCGGGCCGAGCTATGCCGGGCCCTACGGCCTGCTTCAGCCGGTCGCCGATGCCATCAAAATGGCGTTCAAAGAGGACGTGGTTCCGGACCGTGTCGAACGGCTTACCTACAGTCTGGCGCCGATCCTCGCGTTTGTGCCGTCGCTCTTGTCGTTCGCCGTGGTTCCGTTCTCGGCCGATTTCTCGCTGGCCGGTCGCGAGATCACGGGTGTCATTTCGGATCTGAACATCGGTATCGTCTTCATATTTGCAATAACTTCGCTTGGCGTCTATGGCATCTGCCTGGCCGGATGGTCTTCGGGTTCAAAGTACTCGCTCATGGGCGGCCTGCGTTCGTCGGCGCAGATGATTTCCTATGAGATCAGCTACGGGCTGTCGATTATCGGCGTCATTCTAATCGCCAACACCCTGTCCATGCGGGAACTGGTGGAGAAGCAGGCGACCGTGGCGGACTGGTTCATCTGGAAACAGCCGCTGGGATTTCTTCTGTATCTGACCTGCGCGATTGCCGAGACCAACCGGGCGCCGTTCGATCTGCCGGAAGCCGAATCGGAACTGGTGGGGGGCTACCACACGGAGTACTCGTCGTTTCGGTTTGGGATGTTCTTCGTAGGCGAGTATGCCAATATGATCGCCGTGTCGAGCGTGGCCACGACGTTGTTTCTCGGCGGCTGGCAGGGGCCATGGCTTCCGGCGGGACTGTCCTTCCTGTGGTTTTTTATCAAAGTGTTTTTCATGATGTTCTTTTATATCTGGCTGCGCGGCACCTTTCCGCGTTTCCGCTACGACCAACTGATGAGTTTCGGGTGGAAGGTGCTGTTTCCGTTGGCGATTGTGAATATTCTCATCACCGCGCTGGTGGTGTTGTGGTGA
- the nuoG gene encoding NADH-quinone oxidoreductase subunit NuoG: protein MADVVKTTEQVAVVKTVTFTIDGRTTTVPKGTTVLQAALDMGIAIPTFCWHPKLKPVGACRMCYVEIERMPKLQVSCATEATEGMVVHTDSDQVKRGRKAVIEFLLTNHPLDCPTCDKGGECDLQNLTFAHGFDDSRFEFYKRRHIPEGVKSTFDDLRIGPEIILNRNRCILCYKCVRSNKEAFGEYDLGAYERGNITEINAAPGELVDNPFSGNLVEICPVGALTNTDWRYKIRVWLTQQAQSICNFTSSGTNITFYKEDHQKKIFRTTSRRNDAIDDGWLADVTRYGYQIVHSPDRLQTPLIKKNGKQAPASWDEALALVARKLRDIRDARGAACVGGLIGPNQDNATLYSFNKYLRTVIGTNAVDFRSEYRSLPTDPQSPYAVLAMQPFTIADIDLSDLIVVFGSDLVNEHPNEYLRIRKARNFSNPKIYSVNAFAVKSADVADLELTYAVGTDEAFVNGLCLAAIEQNLADSQLCAQLKKSIAPLTLAEAAALCGVASTDLKHLAKALSESRKLTFVIGEQVTRSKQRDVIAASLCNLVRLLGLNQRGQVAVLAQHANSVGAEMLGALPSPATAVRTELSSIWRSYPESPTLSTDHMLEQMLRNELDAFLVVAANPIMMYPDRTFVTEAIEKLDFLVVCDLFETETSALADVVLPLAAWAEYGGAYVNFEWRVQTVGQGIKPRFDVRPGYVIIEALADLADRRLFASDADRQKEIDSLLALQRRLEWPDQFLEVKPSPEKTDKQYPYALIVGDDPHHRGYVTEKAASLVNFCGEAYIELSRELAEKLDIEVGTPVRVESATGKVVVTAKISDHLDNDVVFMPRNFSAAKVNALQSRSKRVDRIRISKAVD, encoded by the coding sequence ATGGCTGATGTCGTGAAGACAACAGAACAAGTCGCTGTCGTGAAAACGGTCACCTTCACTATCGACGGCCGCACGACGACCGTCCCGAAGGGAACCACGGTATTGCAGGCGGCCCTGGATATGGGGATTGCCATTCCCACATTCTGCTGGCATCCGAAGCTCAAACCGGTAGGGGCCTGCCGGATGTGTTATGTCGAGATCGAAAGGATGCCCAAGCTGCAGGTGTCGTGCGCCACGGAGGCCACGGAGGGGATGGTGGTGCACACCGACTCCGACCAGGTGAAACGGGGACGCAAGGCGGTGATCGAATTCCTGTTAACCAATCACCCCTTGGATTGCCCCACCTGCGACAAAGGGGGGGAATGCGACCTTCAGAATCTGACGTTCGCTCACGGTTTCGACGACAGCCGATTCGAGTTCTACAAGCGACGCCATATTCCTGAAGGGGTCAAGAGCACGTTCGACGATCTGCGGATCGGTCCTGAGATCATACTCAATCGGAATCGGTGTATCCTGTGTTACAAATGTGTCCGCTCCAATAAAGAGGCGTTCGGCGAATACGACCTGGGTGCTTACGAGCGGGGCAATATCACTGAGATCAACGCAGCGCCAGGAGAACTTGTCGATAATCCGTTCTCGGGGAATCTGGTCGAGATCTGCCCGGTGGGGGCGCTTACCAACACCGACTGGCGATACAAGATCCGGGTCTGGCTCACGCAACAGGCTCAATCGATTTGCAATTTCACGTCGTCAGGAACGAACATCACGTTCTACAAGGAAGACCATCAGAAGAAGATCTTCCGCACTACGTCTCGGCGGAACGATGCCATCGACGATGGCTGGCTGGCCGATGTCACCCGCTACGGGTATCAGATCGTCCATTCGCCCGATCGGCTGCAAACGCCGCTTATCAAGAAGAACGGCAAGCAGGCACCGGCGAGTTGGGACGAAGCCCTGGCGCTCGTAGCCAGGAAACTAAGGGACATTCGTGATGCACGTGGCGCAGCATGCGTAGGTGGATTGATCGGTCCGAATCAGGACAACGCCACGCTCTATAGCTTCAACAAGTACCTGCGGACAGTTATCGGTACGAATGCGGTCGATTTCCGCTCCGAATACCGGTCTCTGCCCACGGACCCGCAATCCCCATATGCGGTGCTGGCGATGCAGCCGTTCACGATCGCTGACATCGACCTGTCCGATCTGATTGTCGTGTTTGGCAGCGACCTGGTAAATGAGCATCCCAACGAGTACCTGAGGATCCGAAAAGCCCGCAATTTCAGTAATCCAAAGATCTATTCCGTCAATGCGTTCGCGGTCAAATCGGCTGACGTTGCCGACCTCGAGTTGACCTACGCCGTGGGCACCGACGAGGCGTTTGTCAACGGTCTCTGCCTGGCCGCTATCGAACAGAATCTGGCCGATAGTCAGTTGTGTGCCCAGTTGAAGAAGAGCATCGCTCCATTGACATTAGCCGAAGCCGCTGCACTCTGTGGGGTGGCGTCGACTGACCTGAAACATCTGGCCAAGGCATTATCAGAGTCCAGGAAACTTACGTTCGTTATTGGCGAGCAGGTAACGCGATCGAAGCAGAGAGATGTTATTGCAGCGTCGCTCTGTAATCTGGTGCGACTCCTCGGTCTGAACCAACGCGGCCAGGTCGCGGTGCTGGCTCAGCATGCCAATTCTGTCGGCGCCGAAATGCTCGGCGCATTGCCGAGCCCGGCAACTGCCGTCAGAACAGAACTGTCATCTATCTGGCGTAGCTATCCGGAGTCGCCGACACTGTCCACGGACCATATGCTCGAACAGATGCTGCGAAACGAACTCGATGCGTTTCTTGTTGTTGCCGCGAATCCGATCATGATGTATCCCGACCGCACGTTTGTCACCGAAGCGATCGAGAAGCTCGACTTTCTGGTGGTGTGCGATTTGTTCGAGACAGAAACAAGCGCACTCGCCGACGTGGTACTTCCACTGGCGGCCTGGGCCGAATATGGCGGGGCATACGTGAATTTCGAATGGCGCGTGCAGACAGTCGGGCAGGGCATTAAGCCGCGTTTCGACGTGCGACCAGGCTATGTCATTATCGAGGCGCTCGCCGATCTGGCCGATCGACGGCTCTTTGCGTCCGATGCCGACAGACAGAAGGAGATCGACAGCCTGTTGGCATTACAGCGACGTCTGGAGTGGCCTGATCAGTTTCTCGAAGTGAAACCGTCGCCGGAAAAAACGGACAAGCAGTACCCGTACGCATTGATAGTGGGTGATGACCCGCATCATCGCGGGTATGTGACCGAGAAAGCCGCGTCGCTTGTAAACTTCTGCGGCGAGGCCTATATTGAACTTTCGCGTGAGCTGGCCGAGAAGCTGGACATCGAGGTCGGCACACCGGTCCGTGTGGAATCAGCCACGGGCAAAGTGGTGGTGACTGCAAAAATATCGGATCATTTGGATAATGACGTGGTCTTTATGCCGCGCAATTTCTCCGCCGCCAAGGTGAATGCCCTGCAATCCCGCTCGAAGCGGGTCGACCGGATCAGAATAAGCAAGGCGGTTGATTGA
- the nuoF gene encoding NADH-quinone oxidoreductase subunit NuoF — translation MFYSPVVTNAPEVAKSEKFHLFRHVEDPSQHTLATFVSHGGYQSWRKVVTGMKSEDVIAEVKASGLRGRGGAGFPTGMKWSFVPKDSPKPRYLVCNADESEPGTCKDRVLLERDPHAVIEGMAIAAFAIRSHQMFCYIRGEFGHSIARMEQARNEAYAGGHLGKNIYGSGYDLDLVIHTGGGAYICGEETALLNSLEGEKGLSRIRPPFPAVEGLYASPTIVNNVETLATVPHIIKNGASWYKKMGTEKSPGTKIFSLSGHVNRPGNYEVELGFNLKKLIYDPAYGNGIPSGKKLKGVIPGGASTPFLTPDMIDVGLDFESMAAAGSMLGSGAVIVFNEDTCIVWAILKLIHFFRHESCGKCTPCRDGTGWLEQIIYRIEHGGGKPDDIEKIEDLCGNILGRTICPLGDAAVMPIQSALKHWRDEWQYHVDHQHCLVKTHFEFR, via the coding sequence ATGTTCTATTCCCCGGTCGTCACCAACGCGCCCGAAGTGGCCAAGAGCGAGAAGTTCCACCTCTTCCGACATGTGGAAGATCCCAGTCAGCACACACTGGCGACTTTCGTTTCCCACGGCGGCTACCAGTCGTGGCGAAAAGTGGTGACCGGCATGAAGTCCGAAGATGTGATTGCCGAGGTGAAGGCCTCGGGCCTTCGGGGCCGAGGCGGGGCCGGATTTCCTACCGGTATGAAATGGAGTTTTGTTCCCAAAGATTCCCCCAAGCCGAGATATCTTGTCTGCAACGCCGATGAGTCCGAGCCTGGGACCTGCAAGGACCGGGTACTCCTCGAACGGGACCCGCACGCGGTGATTGAGGGCATGGCGATAGCCGCATTCGCGATACGCAGCCATCAGATGTTTTGTTATATCCGCGGCGAGTTCGGGCATAGCATTGCCCGCATGGAACAAGCGCGGAACGAAGCGTACGCCGGCGGTCACCTTGGCAAGAACATCTATGGCTCCGGCTATGATCTCGACCTGGTGATTCATACCGGCGGCGGAGCGTATATCTGCGGCGAGGAGACGGCACTGCTTAACTCGCTTGAGGGTGAGAAAGGGCTCTCGCGCATCCGTCCACCGTTTCCTGCCGTGGAGGGACTGTATGCGTCTCCGACAATTGTGAACAATGTTGAGACGCTGGCAACGGTACCACACATCATCAAAAACGGCGCATCCTGGTACAAAAAAATGGGGACGGAGAAATCACCGGGCACAAAGATATTCTCTCTATCCGGCCATGTGAATCGCCCCGGTAACTACGAAGTAGAGCTCGGGTTCAATCTTAAGAAACTCATCTACGATCCGGCATACGGTAACGGTATCCCCAGTGGGAAGAAACTAAAAGGGGTGATCCCAGGAGGAGCCTCGACACCGTTTCTCACCCCGGATATGATCGACGTCGGCCTGGATTTCGAATCAATGGCTGCAGCAGGCTCAATGCTCGGTTCGGGAGCCGTGATCGTGTTCAATGAGGATACTTGTATCGTGTGGGCGATCCTGAAATTGATACATTTCTTCCGTCACGAATCTTGCGGCAAATGCACTCCCTGCCGCGATGGTACCGGTTGGTTGGAGCAGATCATTTACCGCATCGAGCATGGCGGTGGAAAGCCTGACGATATTGAAAAAATTGAGGACCTGTGCGGCAACATCCTGGGGCGGACAATCTGCCCGCTTGGCGATGCCGCAGTTATGCCGATCCAATCCGCCCTCAAACACTGGCGGGACGAATGGCAGTATCATGTTGACCACCAGCATTGTCTGGTCAAGACACATTTTGAATTCAGGTAG
- the nuoE gene encoding NADH-quinone oxidoreductase subunit NuoE, with product MILTRESIEKIKQKATEYPRRKSAILPALTIACHQVGHLNDQIYREIGHALNLPMVEVAEAATFYTLFPKQPVGKYLIQVCHNISCALLGADNLVGYLEGKLAIKKGETTKDNLFTLISVECLGSCATAPMMQINNDYYENLTREKVDKILADLRAKG from the coding sequence ATGATACTGACGCGCGAATCAATCGAGAAGATCAAACAGAAAGCGACCGAGTATCCGAGACGCAAATCGGCTATTCTGCCCGCGCTGACCATCGCGTGTCACCAGGTCGGGCACTTGAACGACCAGATATATCGCGAGATTGGCCACGCTTTGAATCTCCCGATGGTCGAGGTCGCGGAGGCGGCTACGTTTTATACCCTTTTCCCCAAGCAGCCGGTCGGCAAGTATTTGATACAGGTGTGTCACAACATCTCGTGCGCCCTACTTGGGGCGGACAACCTGGTCGGGTATCTCGAAGGGAAGCTAGCGATCAAGAAAGGGGAGACCACGAAGGACAACTTGTTCACGCTGATTTCGGTGGAGTGTCTGGGCTCGTGCGCCACCGCACCCATGATGCAAATCAACAATGACTATTATGAGAATCTCACCCGCGAGAAAGTTGACAAGATTCTGGCTGATCTGAGGGCAAAAGGTTGA